In a single window of the Populus alba chromosome 16, ASM523922v2, whole genome shotgun sequence genome:
- the LOC118051479 gene encoding LOB domain-containing protein 25 yields MASSSYSNSPCAACKFLRRKCMPDCIFAPYFPPEEPQKFANVHKIFGASNVSKLLNEVLPHQREDAVNSLAYEAEARMKDPVYGCVGAISVLQRQVIRLQKELDATNADLIRYACNEMPAANPQFGRRMGHGGVSYDQSSGIYYPSPWNNDTCGERGDGST; encoded by the coding sequence ATGGCTTCCTCGAGCTATTCCAATTCTCCTTGTGCTGCTTGCAAGTTCCTACGGAGAAAATGCATGCCAGATTGCATCTTTGCACCATACTTCCCACCCGAAGAGCCTCAGAAGTTTGCCAATGTTCACAAGATATTCGGTGCAAGCAATGTCAGTAAGCTCCTCAATGAGGTTCTTCCTCATCAGAGAGAAGATGCTGTCAACTCTCTTGCCTACGAAGCTGAGGCACGGATGAAAGATCCAGTCTATGGCTGTGTTGGAGCTATTTCAGTCCTCCAGAGGCAAGTTATTAGACTCCAAAAGGAATTGGATGCTACAAATGCTGATTTGATCCGATATGCCTGCAATGAAATGCCAGCAGCAAACCCCCAATTTGGAAGAAGAATGGGGCATGGAGGGGTTTCTTATGATCAAAGTTCTGGTATATATTATCCTTCTCCATGGAATAATGACACTTGTGGTGAGAGAGGAGATGGTAGCACTTAA